The Prionailurus bengalensis isolate Pbe53 chromosome E2, Fcat_Pben_1.1_paternal_pri, whole genome shotgun sequence region CTGCTGGCTACCATttaaatgaaataggaaaaaatgtgaatctttttttcttttgggaggtGATGGGAGATGCAGGATGAAGCTGCCAATGCTACTATTGAAACTGAAAGGGAAATTCTCTTAAAGTTAAATCTGGCTGATGACTACCTTCACTAATAGGGCTTCTGGACTTCCAAACAGATTTGGCcactggggtgggagagggaggtacCTGAAATAAGGGAAGTTATGGTCAAATTTGAATGTTAAATTGATatgcaaaaatgcaaaagcaTCTAGTATAAAATAAATCAGCTATAAACAGTTATCATTTATGACTAGAAAAACTAAGAATTTAAATATAGTTCACAACTTCATAGAGCACAAACTTATACCACACTATTAATCTATTAGTTTCaatattaaggtttattttttttccagagtgagGTTAAGtaacaatttaaataattatcagGATGTATAAATGAACATCCATTCAGATAAAACATTACTGCTTAAAAGTGGCtaagaaatattttgtatgtaataaatatatcttATGTTTAGGTTAACAGGCACCATCTTGAGAgcagaaaaggttttttttaaaccaataaataaattacattcaaGAAAACAAGATGTTTATATCTGAAGTATGATATAtccttaaatgtttttcttcatatagCACCCAAACTTCCCAAATGTCTAGAAAGTATCTCCCAAAATATAACTCATACCttaagtcataaaaataaaggccaagaaaaaaatcaagacaaaatttACAGTTTATATTCTTAATTCCCCATTCAATAAAATATCAATTGCcaatttattaaaagtaaatgaactgTATATATGCAATCTGTTAGTGCTGAaaatctgaaatatatatttttaaaagtcactctTTTTCCAAGTACTTAAAATATTGCATCTCTGGTGGCAAACCTGAAAACTAACAAGCGTTTTATTTCCCTAGTTTTCATtcttccactcccaccccctaCCCCTTTACCCTTTAACAGCCatccattgtttttgtttttgtttgtttttgtttttggtaaatataCTTACTTATATCCCAAACACAAAACACTGACAATACTCCTCGGTAAACAAGGAAATCCCAGAACAGTCCAAGCCTACAGCTTTGCTCCCAAAGTGTGGCACAGGCTAAatgacaagggaaaaaaaaacaatcaatggCCCTTATTGATGCAGTCAGAATGCTCCTGAGAGTCCACAACTGTTTGAGAATTTGCTGATGTAATCCTGAAGAAAGTTTCAACACATTGTGCAGACAAATATCAGAGAATAAGTCTTTGAttgataatttttctatttatttctgccaAGGCGACTGAAAACACGAAAGCCTTTTCATCAGAGAGGTTAGCATAGATGtcaatttccttttcctgtttctctgttaaaagaaaaagagaaagcttaaTATAAAGGCAGTaaattcagtaattaaaaaaatacttaaagcttttaagtatttctttagatgataataaacattatatataatactaacactgtatattaaatgTTATATAGTATCATGCTACTAAactgaaaatttttagaaattacacAAAGGAGTTACTGAAATGCCATGAACTAAATGGAAactgtatatatttctatatacactGTTCATGTATCTACATCATTTCTGTAAAAATCtcaagtatttctttctcttcactagGATGAGTGCTCACTGTCCCaatcaaaataaatttcctcATCCTAAAGATGTTCCCTTCTGAACACCAACAGTACCTTCATGAATATATTAACTTCTTCAAGAAATAAGAATAACCTACATTTAATTCTAATTTCACCCTCCTGATTACAAATGTAACCCAAGTTCATGGTagaaagttgaaataaaaacaacctaTATATTATCTCCTGAGCCAGCTAAAATCACAATAAATATCTTTGTGCACATTCTGCCAAATTCTTTTTTTGGGGTCTTCTAAGATTctatttttgtctggttttttttttttttgtttacttgttttattgtGGCTTTTTTAAGCAAAGTTAAACACATACATAAGTTTAGACTCAAATCACTTTTATAAAACTTATCACAAAAAACAGAAGTCCTCCTCCCCACATGTACATTTTTCACTCTCCAaatgcaactattttttttctcagttgtttctttttgtttttgcctctctAAGCAACATTTTTATATGATGCTACTTCGTGGTTTTAGGCATTATTAATTGACCTTCCACCAGAGAAAGTTAGAATTCAGTTATATCACAATTTTGATGAGACCAATATTCAATGTTTATATTATTCTAACTATGTAAATGATTTCACTTTTActgcacattgtttttttttccctgaagagaTTCTCTTTTTCCATCTGGTTAATTTTCATTACTAATTGAACCCAAACTCTCTCCAAGTTGTATAGATCTTTCAGGATGTTTACACATGTTAGGCATTATATCAATTTTATCTTCTTGAAGAAGTCTCTCCAAGTCTTCTGCTCCAATCTGAAATGGTTGCTTTCTGGACCTGCTACACAATTAATTATCATTGAGCTCTCTCTTCAACATCATGCTGGATATAACCATCTTTCTCTCGAGTTGGACTCTGTGTCCTGGATGCCAGGACATTTTCttggtttacttcttccttttgatGCCATGTATCTTGCAGTAGCTTCCTGAGAAAGGGGAGTACAGGTAGCAAAAATTTTGAGACTCTGAATGTTAGAAATTGGCTTTAGACTACCTTCATGCTAATCCATAGTGTGGGCAACTAAAAAGTCATAGATTCCCTCTTAGTATGTCTTCTAATggtgtcactatttttttttaaaaagccagtacCTTTTtgtacagttatttaaaaaattattgctaaatatgcatacaatgaaatacaCAGATCTTAAGTGTACAATTGGATGAGTTCTAACAAAATATACACCTACATAACCCACACCCTCAATCATTAATAAACAGGAAATTCCTCATGTTCCTTTCCAGTCACTGCTTCCCCCACCTCATCAGCAACTGCTGTTCCATCGTCAGAGATTcatttgcctgttcttgaacttaTATATGGCATTATACAGCATGAACtgttttgtgtctagcttctctcattcaacacatttttaaaattcactgatGCTGTTCATATGTAAGTAGTTTGTTCCTTGCTGGGTAGTATTGCATTATATTAATTCCAAATGCTATCttgatttcctctttttcccttgaGCACTTGAAGGGGTTTTCCTTTAACAAAAGAGATAGGATTTATGATAGTACGTTTCAGCATGATCTCTACTTTTAACCATCCACTGGTCTGGGAATTTGGTGGGCCATTTCAATGTGGAAACTCAATGTCCTTCAGGTGGAaaaatttcttgaattatttcatcGATGACTTCCTTCTCCCCCATCTTCTATGTTCTTTTTTGGAACATCAGTTATTTATTGATGCTGACCTCAAACTGGTCCTCTAAATTTATCattctcattctattttttcatctctttttctacTGCTCTAGGTTCTAGTACAATTCTTTAATTCTGCCAATAAACCTGTTAAAGTTTTTCATCTGCAAATCTTTATATGCATATTGTTTTAGATTTAAAGTTCATTTTCTAGGTACTTTTTGACACGtgcttttctatttaaatatcaCCTTGTTCTTGTTTCATGACTACAATATCTCCTCTTGCCACGAACATTAatgatagttttaattttttctctttcatgcaaAAACTTGTTTTATCCAAGCTATTGTTTTTTCCTGTTGATGTGGTCTTAGCCTTCCATATAGATGCTTTCAGAGAACACGtgtgcacacaagctggggagaagcagagagagggggagagaaagaatcccaagcaggctccctgtggtcagcacagaacccatcgcaggactcaatctcacaaaccatgaaatcatgacctgagccaaaatcaagagtcagacgtttaaccaactgagctatccaggtgccccaacctggGTAATTCTTGATAATTTGCTCATATTTATGAGTGGGATCTAAAAAGCTGATTAGCTCATATacattgtggagcctgactcTGATCACTAATTTAGGATGATCTGAATAGGCCATTTCTTTGTGAAATCCCTAATGAAACTATCTTTATTTTAGGctttttctcttgggtttttcACATTTCCTAGAGAAGATACTACTAATCTCTTTCTTACCTGGGAGATAAAAGCCTGAGTATAGAACTCAGTATTTACCATCTCCAATTCTCACATAGTCTTCCTGATCTTAATACAGTACCCCTGCCCTCAATGACACCTGGTGTTCCCTAAATCAGAGACTCTGTTTTGTCTGACCTTTTTCAAAGGATAAATTtggaaggaggggaaaatgaTGTAAACAGCCCTACCAGGCCATTAAAAAACAGACTTCCAAGCAATCTCGTTTTTAACCTCAACTTCACCTCTACACTTCCAGACCTAACTGATGTACAAATTCCTGACCTTAAGGCAGTTGTGtaataaaaatcagtttctttcttagttttcccCAAAGGAGCTTACAATTTAGGTTTCATGGGTCTACTAGAGCAGTGATCACTTTCCAGAATTCTACTGCTTTTCCCATTCCTTGTCCTTGTGGTATTTGgtcctttaaacaaaaaaaaagtccctttacTATAATATTACTAGGAGTTGAAGATGGTGGAGAGCAAGGTGTGGTTATTCAATCTACCAACTTTAACTTGAACTCTACATTAATCTCTTATGTTCATTAATAAGATATTCAGAATTGCCcgttatattttaataaaaatgtcacTCAACATgactaatattcaaaataatccTACTCCCctcatacaaaataaaaacttatcttAAACCaaccaaaaaattttaatggtttgtTTTTATGATTGTATAAAAATAGGTTGTTATCTAGATGTCTAACAAGCTTCCCTTTCCCACACtcttcttcctattctttttcgaaatacagaaaacacagtcaattaaaaatgtgtttttagacATACTGTCAGGTTTTCCTTATTAAAGGTAAAGCTTGCTTCTTTTTAAGCACCCAATGAGCAAGGaatcaataaaaatggaattaaatagcTACTTAATACTAAGAAGCATATGACagaagtctattttaaaatacacagataTTTCAAAAGTTCATATTTCTTATCCCTATTATATTTAGGGAACATGGTCTGCCTCAAGGGTTGGTAAAATACAGTCCAAGGTCAAATctggcctgccacctgtttttataaagtcTTAGTGGTACAGAGCCATGCCcgttcatttacatattgtctatggctgctttccagCTACAATGACAGGGCAGAGTAGCTGCAACAGAagactgtatggcccacaaagtctaaaatatttattatctggctctttacagaaaaagtttgctgacctcctCCCCCCTCAGACCCCTGGACTACATTAAAAGATTCTACTCCTCCCCCCTCGCCCTCCTGGCCTACATTAAGATTCCAGTTTATTCTACAAAAACTGCTTTGAGCATCTTCCtgtttgtattaaaaataaatcaaaagcatATCTTACTCTAGAAATAGCTCAAGATTTTTCTACCATAAGCTGAAAATAcctgaaaaaagaatttatagcTAAGTAAATTCCTTTCTCAAgttaacatgaaataaaaattcagaccTGTACATACAGAGTCCTAGCACAACTATCAATAGACTTCATTTCTCCAACTAAAAGACCATCAttatctgttttctcatctcctCTCACCACCAGAAGCATTCCTTTTCCATTCTTTGGGTTATATTCCCTTTACTTCAACTGAAAAGAATGTTCTGTTTTCTGGGTCAAGCAgtatttacctctttttttttccctcctgttgCCTTTTCTTTACCTAGTTTCCCTTCTGAAACAGGTTTTAGCACAGATTTTCTGATCAccccattaaaaaatacattcaggggcacctgggtggctcagtcagttaagcgtccaacttcagctcaggtcatgatctcgcagtttgtgagtttgaacactgtgtcaggttctgtgctgacagcttggagcctggagcttgctttggattctgtgtctcctcctctctctgcccctcccctgctcatgctctgtctctctctctgtctctcaataataaataaacgttaaaaaaagatttttttttaaaacacaaaaaccccggggcgtctgggtggctcagtcggttgagcgtccgacttcggctcagctcatgatctcgcagtccgtgagttcgagccccgtgtcaggctctgggctgatggctcagagactggagcctgcttccgattctgtgtctccctctctctcggcccctcccccgttcatgctctgtctctctccgtctcaaaaataaataaatgttaaaaaaaaaaattaaaaaaaaaaaaaaccacaaaaacccccaaaaaacacatTCATGTTTAGAAAATAACTCAAACTCTCCGGAAGAGCAgcataagagaaggaaagagaaaatgggagtaAAATTACCCACAGAATTAAGGAGTATTTAAGTATACttcaaagaatacaaatatgATATAAACCTTATCCTTTTAGCTATACAGTGCTAAGAAaccatatataatttatttttacagtaaaTTTATTTTCCCTAACAGTAGTAACTTTATTCAAATAAAAGCATACAgagggccacttgggtggctcagtcggttaagtgtctgatctcagctcaggtcatgatttcatggttgggcagtgcagggcctgcttgggattctgtctcttcctctctctgccctcccccactcatgcaaaGGAGCACATGCccacacgctgtctctcaaaataaacttaaaaaaaaaaaaagcatacaaagCAGGGAGAAATGgtaaacaggtaaaaaaaaaaaaaaaagctcagatgtctaaaataaaacaaatttgtgCTTATGCTTGAATACCTAAAAACGAATGCCTGAAAAAGCAAAGTATAACTCACCAGCAAGAAATTATTAATGCATTTCActgaatatgaaattattttgatacaggttttttaagtaattaaaaagagCAACTATCCCTTTTTCCATTAATTACAGGTTTGACAGTCTCAATTTCAAAAGATATTCATGGCCACATGGGGGTTCATCATCTAGTCTAGTCTCTCTACTCTTGTGTCATCTTTGAAATTTCCATGGTAAAAAGTTTTTTAGAAGATGtataaaaagagaagatgaaGTTTTAGTTAATCATAAAAACAAGTTACTGGTAGACATACTACTtatcagaagaagaaaacatgtaaggagaaatataaatacattttggaCCAAGAAGAATTTACCTAACTATCCAAAGCTGCCTCAAAGCAGGGAGGACACaatgaacaatttaaaaattcatactaAAGAATACTttcaatagaaaaattttaaaacttgtagTATAACAGTTTGAAGTCTAATGGAACTcagatttatctttaaaaacaaataaacaaaaaacacccatTTTAATAGGCTTCTCTGGGTTGTCATATGAAAATTATCTCTGAACTCTTACTatcatcagttttttaaaatttttttaatgtttatttatttttcaaagagagagaaagagagcgtgagcaagggaggggcagagagagagagacacagaatttgaagcaggctccaggctctgtcagtacagaccctgacacggggctcgaactcaccaactgttagatcatgacctgagccaaagttggacctttaactgactaagccacccaggtgcccctctgctatCATCAGTTTATAGCAAGGTGAATTTTACCTAATTTAAGcctttagattttaaaaattaaactctgatttttttttttaaacaagcatcTATCctggaggaaatattttcaaactaaaatatgagttgtggggcacctggatggctcagttggttaaatatcctacccttgatttgggttcaggtcatgatctcatagttcatgagatcaagccctgcatcgggctctgtgctgtcagtacatgggctgcttgggattcttgctccccctctctctctgccccttcccgctcaggctctctctttctcaaaataaataaacttctaaaaattttaaaaataaaatatgagttgTGATTTTAAGTCTAGGAGCTCAATGCCTACCAAACACTTTCTTTACTACTATCTAATTAAGgatctagaaaaattttaatacttgaaaaaaaaactgcttgGATTTATTCATACCTCTTTCTTCCTCATGTTTTTTGGCAGATGCAGTTTTAGGTCTTCCTCTTCCTCGTCTGATATGATCTGAATGGCTGTTACTTCGAGacctctttctgttttctaaatcCTTATTTACTGTAGAATTTATCTTCTCTCGCCTAACTCTCTCTGTTCGCCTCCTCTTGGCCTCATGCTTGTTTTCTGTATGGATGAATAAAAGTGATATATTTT contains the following coding sequences:
- the LOC122495093 gene encoding UPF0547 protein C16orf87 isoform X1 yields the protein MSATRAKKVKMATKSCPECDQQVPVACKSCPCGYIFISRKLLNAKHPEKSPPSTENKHEAKRRRTERVRREKINSTVNKDLENRKRSRSNSHSDHIRRGRGRPKTASAKKHEEEREKQEKEIDIYANLSDEKAFVFSVALAEINRKIINQRLIL
- the LOC122495093 gene encoding UPF0547 protein C16orf87 isoform X2 is translated as MSATRAKKVKMATKSCPECDQQVPVACKSCPCGYIFISRKLLNAKHPEKSPPSTENKHEAKRRRTERVRREKINSTVNKDLENRKRSRSNSHSDHIRRGRGRPKTASAKKHEEERGSYCKIHGIKRKK